In Acidimicrobiales bacterium, the DNA window ATGGCCCTGCCGATCCCCCGCGACCCGCCCGTCACCAACGCAACCTTGCCGTCCAGTCGAAGCTCCATGCCGCCGATCCTGGCAGATCGCGCCGCCGCTCAGAGCCGCCGACCCGTGACCGACTCCGTCACGATGCGGACCCAGTGCGCCTTCGACCCGGCAGACCAGGGACGCACGGGCAGGTCGAGCAGCGCCCGCACCGCCTCGTTCCGGAAGGAGTCGATCTCCTCCGCGCGGCCCGACACGAGGACGCTCCAACCGGTCCGCTCCTCCTCGTTCACCTCGTCGATCTGGAGCGCCACGTTGGCGCGCAGCGCCGCCGTCAGCTTCGTGCCCGGATCGGTCCGGAAGACGATCTCCTCACCGGCCACGACGTAGTTGACGGGGAAGATCAACGGCCGGCGACCGTCAACCACGCCGAGCCTGCCGACCTGGCGAGACGCCAGCAGCCGCAGGCACTCGTCCCGCTCGATGACCTCGAGGCCGGAGTGCGTGTCGCGAAGAGCCATGGGCCCATCCTGGGGTGCGGGGCGACCGGGGCCACAGGGCCGAAGGTCCCCGATGGCGGTGACCGAAGCCCCGCGAGGACCACGCGACCGCCGGACGGGCGGTCCCGCCCGCGCTTGCTCACCAGCCGCCGCGGTGGACCACCTCGTCGAGCGGGCGGCGGGGCCGCCCCGCCGAGCGCCCCACCTCGTCGGGTGCGGGGTGGCCGAGGGCGATGGTCCCGAGGGCGCGACGGTCGTCAGGCACACCGAGCAGGGCACGCACGGCCGGTTCGTGGTCGAACTGGCCGAACAGGCAAGCCCCGAGGCCCTCATCGACGGCGGCGAGGAGCAGCAGCTGCACCGCCATCCCGCCGTCGACCCACCAATAGGGCACGCTCCATGCCGACTCGTGGCCGAGGCCCGAGGGCGCCTTGTCGTCCTCGGCGTAGCGCTCGGCCCACGCCGACGGCCGGACGTACGGGACGACCAGCACGGGCGCGTGCACGAGGCCCTGCCACGTGAACGCCGCCCGCCTGCCGGGATCGGGCATGGTCGTCTCCCAGTAGCGGGCGACCGGCCCGTGACCTTCGAGCACCACCAGGTCGAGCCCCTGGGTGTTTCCCGCCGAGGGTGCGCGGCGGGCAGCAGCGAGCACTCGCTCCAGCGCCGGCGCCGGCACCGGCCGGCCGTCGAACGCACGCACCATCCGGCGTCGCCGGACCACCTCAGCGTGCTCCACTCGTCCCCCCACCAGCCGGCTCCAGGCCGAGCACCGCCGCCAGCGCCGAGCGGCGCTCCACTCAGGCGAGCTTGGCCAGATCCTCGGCCATGGCCCAGCCGAAGGCGATGAGGGCGTCGCCCTGCTCCGGGTCGAGCTCGGAGAAGAGGGCCCGGACCTCGGGGGCGATGGCATCGGAGGTGAGCGACTCGTGGTCGAGCACGCACGGGGGGTTCCCATCGCCCACCGCCACGAAGGCGCGGTCGTCGTAGTCGTTGTCGACGCCGAAGCGCTTGGCCAGGCGACGGCCCCAGGCTCGCTCCTCGCCCGTGGCCTTGTGGCCCGGCCGGGGCACGATGTCCTCGAGCTCGAGGAACGAGGTGAACGCCTCGAACCCGGACGGGTCGACGAACCGGGTGCCGACGAGCACGTCCTCGTCGGGGAAGGCCAGGACGGCCCGACGCAGCTGGTCGGCCATCATCGCCTTGAGCACCTCGGAGCGCTTCTGCGTCCGCTTCACGGTGGCCAGCCCGATCAGGACCGACGGCGTGCCCCCGATTCGTTCGAGGGTGCAGAACGAGAAGCCCTGGAGGGCCGCCTTGTTGTGCGCCTGGGTGACGAGCACCCATTCGTCGCGCTGCTTGGAGAGCAGCCCGATGTCGTACTTGGCGGGCCCGTCGGCGCAGATGTCGCCGAGCTCGCTCAGCTCAGCGTCACTGAGCGCCGTGCAGTCCTTGGTGTCGACGTCGATCGCCATGGGTGTGTCATCGCCCCCGTTTCGAGCCAGGTTCTGCGCACAAGTCCATCGTCTCCGTGCGCCCGGCGCAAGTTCGGTGCCGCTGGTGACAGCGCCGTCAGTGTGGTAAGGGACCCCCGCGACCTCACCGAGCGGACCGAAGGCCGGTGCATGCCGCAAACCCGCCGAAGACGGGCGAAGGCTCCAGGTACCCTCGGGCGATGGCCACCTCCCCGCAGCTGGGCGCGGGCATCGTCACCCTGGCGCGGCTCCTGCCCGCCATCAGCCGGCCGATCACGGCGTCGCTCGTCGTGACCGGCATCGCGTCGGCTGCCCTCGCCGCCCTCGCCACCGTCGTGGGCGGTCAGGTCGTCGGAGCGCTGCCGGCGGCGGTCGAGGGCGGCGCAGCCTCGCCGGCCGGGCGGCACTTCACCATCCTGCTCGGCGCCCTGGGTCTCGTCCTCCTCTTCGCCTACGTCGCCGGCCAGCTGCTGGGCGTGCTCGGTGGCATGGTCGCCCGCCGCGTCGACGGGACCCTCCGGACACGGGTGCTCCGGGCATGCCTCCGCCCGGCCGGCCTCGACCACCTCCACGACACCGAGGTCCAGAGCGCCCTCGCCCTGGCCCGCGATCTCTCCCCCGCGGGCATGTCACCCGGTGCCGCGGCCTCCGGCCTCACCCCGGCAGTGAGCGTCCGGCTCACCTCCCTCCTCGAGGCAGGGGTCCTGGTCGCGCTGGGGCTGTGGTGGGTGGCCCTTCCCTTGGTCGGCGCCCGGCTCGTCCTCGAGGTCGGCCTCATGCGGCTGTTCTTCGAGAACCTGCGCGGGGTGACCACCGCCGGGCTCGACTTCCGCCGCATCACCTGGTTCCGCGACCTCGCCTCCACGGCGCCTGCCGCCAAGGAGGTCCGGGTGTTCGGCTGGGGGCGCTGGATCGCCGACCGCAACCGCCGGGCCTTCGACGCCACCATGGCGCCGACCTGGGCAGCCCGGCGGCGCAACGGGAGCCGGATCCTCGGCGTCTCGGGCACCGTGGGGATCGCACAGCTCGGGGGGCTCACCGCCGTCGCCATCGCCGCCCTCAGCGGTGGCCTCGATCTCGGTGCCTTCGTGGTGGCCGTGGGCGCCGTGCACGGCGTCCTCAGCATCCAGGCCAGCGACGCCGAGATCTCGATCGCCTACGGGGCGGCCGCGGTGCCGGCGGTGCTGCGGCTCGAGCAGGTCACCGCCGAGGAGCGCTTCGCCACACCCGGCACGGCGCCGGCCGACGGGATGCCGGCGAGCGAGATCCGCTTCGAAGGCGTCCGCTTCGCCTACCCCGGCGGCGAGGCGGTCCTCGACGGTCTCGACCTCACCATCCCCGCCGGCCAGCGCCTGGCCGTTGTCGGGCTCAACGGCGCCGGCAAGACGACCCTGATCAAGCTGCTGTGCCGGCTGCACGAGCCCGACGAAGGTCGCATCACGGTCGACGGGGTCGACCTCGCCGAGCTCGACCCTGGGGCCTGGCGCGCCCAGGTGGGCGTGCTCTTCCAGGACTTCCTCCGCTACCAGCTGCCGGCGCGCGACAACGTCGCGTTCGGCGCGGTCGACCTCCGGGTGGGCGAGGCCGAGCTCGACGCCCTCGCCGCCCGGGTGGGGGCCACCGAGGTCCTGGCCCGCCTCGACGACGGGTGGGACACACCGCTGTCGAGCACCCTCACCGGCGGCACCGACCTCTCCGGTGGGCAATGGCAGCGCATCGCCCTTGCCCGGGCCATGCTGGCCGTCGACGCCGGCGCGCGGGTCCTGGTGCTCGACGAGCCGACCGCCAACCTCGACGTACGGGCCGAAGCCGACCTGTACGAGCGCTTCCTGGAGCTCACGGCCCAGGGTCGCGACGGCGCACCGCTGACGTCGGTGGTGATCTCGCACCGCTTCTCGACCGTGCGGCGGGCCGACCGCATCGTCGTGCTCGACGGCGGTCGGGTCGTCGAGGACGGGCCCCACGACGAGCTCGTCGCCCTCGGCGGCCGGTACGCCCAGCTCTTCGCCCTCCAGGCCGCCCGCTTCGCCGACGAGGACGCTCCGGACGTTTCGGACGACGAGCTGCCGGAGCCCGCCGGTGCCTGACACCGCCACCGCCGACCAGCGTGGCGGCGCCCGAACGGCCGCACGGAGCATGTGGCTGCTCGCCAGCATGGCGTTCCGCGCCGACCCGCTGCGCGCCGCTCTCGTCATCGTCCCGGTGTCCGCAGCCACCACGGGGATCTCCGCTGTCGTCGGCCGGGCGCTCGTCGACGCCGTCACCGCCGCCGACCGCACCAGCGCCCTCACCTGGATCGCGGCCGGAGCCCTCGCCGCCTTCGTCCACATCAGCCTGCTCCTGGGCCGCTTCGCCCTCGACATGCGGCTGCGGGAGCGCCTCTCGCTCGAGGTCGACCAGCGCATCATCGACGCCTGCGCCCGCATCCCGACCATCGACCACTTCGAGCGGCCCGACCACGCCGATCGCATCGAGCTGCTCCGCACCGAGCGACAGGGACTCATGAACGGGGTGCCCGCCCTCGCCTACGCGATCACCGCCGTCGCCGAGCTGGCGATCACCGTCGGCCTCCTCATGTGGGTCCACCCGGGCACCGTGGCGGCGGTGGCCCTCGGGGTGCCGGCGGTGTGGCTCGCCGCTCGGAGCCAGCACGCGGTCGAGGCGGTCCACGAGGCCACCGCCGAGGACGAACGGCGCGCCCTGCACCTCTACGACCTCGCCACCGGCGACGCCGGGGCCAAGGAGCTGCGCGTCTTCGGCCTCGCCGGCGAGCTCGAGCAGCGGTACCGCCACCTCTGGCGGTCGGTCGAGCGACGCCGGACGCGGGCCGCCGCGATCGCCGCCGTCCAGCGGGCCGGCGGCTTCGCCCTCTTCATCGTCGGCTTCCTCGTGGCTGTCGGGCTCGTCGCACGCAACGCGGTCGCCGGCGAGGCCACCCCTGGCGACCTCTACCTGGCGATCCTCCTCACCACCCGCCTGACCGGCCAGCTGCAACAGGCGGCGGGGATGGCGATCTGGCTCGCCAGCGTGCTCCGGGGCGCCGGGCGCCTCCTCTGGCTGGTCGACCTCGCCGACGCCGCGGAGGCCGCGGCACCCGGTGACCGCCCGGTGCCCGACCAGCTGTCCGACGGGATACGCCTCGATGGGATCTCCTTCGCCTACGGCGACGACGCGCCGGCACTCGACGGGGTCGACCTCCACCTCCCCGCCGGCGCGGTCGTCGCCGTCGTGGGCGACAACGGCGCCGGGAAGACGACGCTCGTGAAGCTCCTGTGCGGGCTGTACCGGCCCACCGGGGGGCGGATCCTCGTCGACGGCGCCGACCTGGCCCGGGTGCCCCCCCAGCAGTGGCTCGAGCGGGTCTCCGCCGGCTTCCAGGACCACGCCCGCCTCGAGCTCGTCGCCCACGAGGTGGTCGGCGTCGGCGACCTCGACCGGCTCGGCGACCTCGAGGCCGCCGGGGCGGCCCTCGACCGCGCCGCCGGCAGCGACGTGCTCCAGTCGCTCGCCGACGGCTTCGAGACACCGCTGGGCGCCACGCTCGACGGCACCGACCTCTCCGGGGGCCAGTGGCAGAAGCTCGCCCTCGGTCGGGCCATGATGCGCCAGCGGCCGCTCCTGCTGGTGCTCGACGAACCGACGAGCGCCCTCGACGCCGAGACCGAGCACATGCTCTTCGAGCGCTACGCCGAGGCCGCCTCGGGGGCTGCCCGCAACACGGGGGCCATCACCGTGCTGATCTCGCACCGATTCTCGACCGTGCGCATGGCCGACCTCATCGTGGTGCTGGGGTCGGGACGGGTGCAGGAGGTCGGCCGCCACGCCGACCTGCTCGCCGCCGGCGGCACCTACGCCGAGCTGTACGAGCTCCAGGCCGCGGCCTACCGCTGAGGCCGCGGTCGGAGCCTCAGGCGGGGGCGGCCACCTTGAAGCACTCGCGAAGGGCCCCGGCAGCTCTTGCCCGGAGCGACGCTCCGGAGAGGACGACGTCGACCATGGTGTGC includes these proteins:
- a CDS encoding ABC transporter ATP-binding protein — translated: MATSPQLGAGIVTLARLLPAISRPITASLVVTGIASAALAALATVVGGQVVGALPAAVEGGAASPAGRHFTILLGALGLVLLFAYVAGQLLGVLGGMVARRVDGTLRTRVLRACLRPAGLDHLHDTEVQSALALARDLSPAGMSPGAAASGLTPAVSVRLTSLLEAGVLVALGLWWVALPLVGARLVLEVGLMRLFFENLRGVTTAGLDFRRITWFRDLASTAPAAKEVRVFGWGRWIADRNRRAFDATMAPTWAARRRNGSRILGVSGTVGIAQLGGLTAVAIAALSGGLDLGAFVVAVGAVHGVLSIQASDAEISIAYGAAAVPAVLRLEQVTAEERFATPGTAPADGMPASEIRFEGVRFAYPGGEAVLDGLDLTIPAGQRLAVVGLNGAGKTTLIKLLCRLHEPDEGRITVDGVDLAELDPGAWRAQVGVLFQDFLRYQLPARDNVAFGAVDLRVGEAELDALAARVGATEVLARLDDGWDTPLSSTLTGGTDLSGGQWQRIALARAMLAVDAGARVLVLDEPTANLDVRAEADLYERFLELTAQGRDGAPLTSVVISHRFSTVRRADRIVVLDGGRVVEDGPHDELVALGGRYAQLFALQAARFADEDAPDVSDDELPEPAGA
- a CDS encoding nitroreductase family protein, with amino-acid sequence MEHAEVVRRRRMVRAFDGRPVPAPALERVLAAARRAPSAGNTQGLDLVVLEGHGPVARYWETTMPDPGRRAAFTWQGLVHAPVLVVPYVRPSAWAERYAEDDKAPSGLGHESAWSVPYWWVDGGMAVQLLLLAAVDEGLGACLFGQFDHEPAVRALLGVPDDRRALGTIALGHPAPDEVGRSAGRPRRPLDEVVHRGGW
- a CDS encoding ABC transporter ATP-binding protein, which encodes MPDTATADQRGGARTAARSMWLLASMAFRADPLRAALVIVPVSAATTGISAVVGRALVDAVTAADRTSALTWIAAGALAAFVHISLLLGRFALDMRLRERLSLEVDQRIIDACARIPTIDHFERPDHADRIELLRTERQGLMNGVPALAYAITAVAELAITVGLLMWVHPGTVAAVALGVPAVWLAARSQHAVEAVHEATAEDERRALHLYDLATGDAGAKELRVFGLAGELEQRYRHLWRSVERRRTRAAAIAAVQRAGGFALFIVGFLVAVGLVARNAVAGEATPGDLYLAILLTTRLTGQLQQAAGMAIWLASVLRGAGRLLWLVDLADAAEAAAPGDRPVPDQLSDGIRLDGISFAYGDDAPALDGVDLHLPAGAVVAVVGDNGAGKTTLVKLLCGLYRPTGGRILVDGADLARVPPQQWLERVSAGFQDHARLELVAHEVVGVGDLDRLGDLEAAGAALDRAAGSDVLQSLADGFETPLGATLDGTDLSGGQWQKLALGRAMMRQRPLLLVLDEPTSALDAETEHMLFERYAEAASGAARNTGAITVLISHRFSTVRMADLIVVLGSGRVQEVGRHADLLAAGGTYAELYELQAAAYR
- a CDS encoding pyridoxamine 5'-phosphate oxidase family protein, with translation MALRDTHSGLEVIERDECLRLLASRQVGRLGVVDGRRPLIFPVNYVVAGEEIVFRTDPGTKLTAALRANVALQIDEVNEEERTGWSVLVSGRAEEIDSFRNEAVRALLDLPVRPWSAGSKAHWVRIVTESVTGRRL